The following coding sequences are from one uncultured Desulfobacter sp. window:
- a CDS encoding transposase, translated as MIKTNDHNQLHLFDPWDFLSPKRRKLLDDSWAGLFQKEILRSLPVNLIKPCFSREAGRPTKELFTMLGVLLLQQAHDLTDEETVSQLAFNIQWHYALNLTEESDAAKYLCLKTLWTFRQLMIEKKLDKALFNAIADKLAAVFQVNAANQRIDSVHVKSNMRRLGRISIFAASINKFLVNLKRKYPDHFSGISTDVIGKYISEKALSCFSMVKPSDSAKTLASVSKDLYHLIQEFKSDSDVAAMYSYKLLERVLKEQCNLEVDTESGQKITLKAPNEIPSNSLQNPSDPDATYSGHKGQGYQVQVMETFTETGDEDEKAGTLNLITHVEVEPASASDANALIPAIDAAKQRNLSPKELQADSLYGSDENHQIAQSDGINLVSPTMGTTKKEKLSLTDFNLAADGQIITCPQGHAPVFKKKKKERIIQGFPLDTCMGCPQLEDCPVKPGKKYAYSRYTAKAARIARRRAYEQTNEFKDRYRWRAGVEATMSEYDRRTGVKRLKYRGLQAVRFAATLKAAGINLFRATIVQKALSYA; from the coding sequence ATGATTAAGACAAATGACCACAATCAGCTCCACCTTTTCGATCCCTGGGACTTTTTAAGCCCGAAGCGCAGGAAATTGCTCGATGACTCCTGGGCAGGGCTTTTTCAAAAAGAAATCCTCCGCTCATTACCGGTTAATCTGATCAAGCCCTGTTTCTCAAGAGAAGCAGGACGTCCCACAAAAGAACTCTTTACCATGCTGGGTGTTCTGCTGCTCCAGCAAGCTCATGATCTTACTGACGAAGAAACCGTATCGCAACTGGCATTCAATATTCAATGGCACTATGCCTTGAATTTAACGGAAGAATCGGATGCCGCCAAATATCTATGTTTGAAAACCCTGTGGACCTTCCGTCAACTCATGATTGAGAAGAAACTGGATAAAGCCCTCTTCAATGCTATTGCTGACAAACTCGCCGCCGTATTTCAAGTTAATGCTGCCAATCAAAGAATCGATTCGGTCCATGTTAAGTCAAATATGCGCCGGCTGGGGAGAATCAGTATCTTCGCCGCGAGTATCAATAAATTTCTGGTTAACCTGAAACGCAAATATCCAGACCACTTTTCCGGTATCAGCACCGATGTTATCGGGAAGTATATTTCGGAAAAGGCATTGTCCTGCTTTTCCATGGTAAAACCCTCTGATTCAGCCAAAACGCTTGCAAGTGTCAGCAAGGATCTTTACCATCTGATCCAGGAATTTAAAAGCGACTCTGATGTTGCAGCCATGTACAGTTACAAGCTGCTTGAAAGGGTTTTGAAAGAGCAGTGCAATCTGGAAGTTGATACTGAAAGTGGCCAGAAGATTACGCTTAAAGCTCCAAACGAAATTCCTTCAAACTCACTTCAAAATCCTTCAGACCCTGATGCGACCTACAGCGGACATAAGGGACAAGGTTACCAGGTTCAGGTGATGGAAACCTTTACAGAAACAGGGGATGAAGATGAGAAGGCCGGAACCTTGAATCTTATCACTCATGTTGAGGTGGAACCTGCCTCGGCAAGTGATGCCAATGCTCTTATCCCTGCAATTGATGCCGCCAAGCAGAGAAACCTTTCTCCCAAAGAGCTCCAGGCGGACTCTCTTTATGGAAGCGATGAGAATCACCAGATTGCCCAGTCAGATGGAATTAATCTTGTTTCGCCCACCATGGGAACGACCAAAAAGGAGAAGCTCAGCCTTACTGATTTCAACCTTGCGGCAGATGGGCAGATCATAACATGCCCGCAAGGGCATGCCCCGGTTTTTAAAAAGAAAAAGAAGGAACGGATTATCCAAGGTTTTCCCCTTGATACCTGCATGGGCTGCCCTCAACTGGAAGATTGCCCGGTAAAACCGGGGAAAAAGTACGCGTACAGTCGATATACCGCTAAGGCCGCAAGGATCGCCCGAAGAAGAGCTTATGAACAGACAAATGAGTTCAAAGATAGATATCGGTGGCGAGCCGGAGTCGAAGCAACAATGTCCGAATATGATCGCCGAACCGGGGTGAAACGATTAAAATATCGAGGTCTCCAAGCAGTAAGGTTCGCGGCAACCTTAAAAGCAGCAGGAATCAACCTCTTCAGGGCAACTATTGTTCAAAAGGCGCTCAGCTATGCATAA
- a CDS encoding helix-turn-helix domain-containing protein, producing MSECEPKRAGGYEYYCSMELTIKVIGGKWKPIILHHLGLNGTHRFGEFRKAMPNITQKMLTQQLRELEKDGLIGRKVYAEVPPRVEYSLTPFGETIIPVLAHLIRWGQDYERWAARSDEAQP from the coding sequence ATGTCGGAATGCGAGCCGAAACGGGCCGGGGGCTACGAGTATTATTGCAGTATGGAGCTGACCATCAAGGTGATTGGCGGCAAGTGGAAGCCCATCATTCTCCACCACCTGGGCCTAAACGGCACCCACAGGTTCGGTGAATTCCGAAAGGCCATGCCCAACATCACCCAGAAGATGCTGACCCAGCAGCTTCGGGAGCTGGAAAAGGACGGCCTCATCGGAAGAAAGGTCTACGCCGAGGTGCCGCCCCGAGTGGAGTACTCCCTGACCCCTTTCGGCGAAACCATCATCCCGGTGCTGGCCCATCTGATCCGGTGGGGCCAGGATTACGAACGGTGGGCCGCCCGGTCCGACGAGGCGCAGCCATAG
- a CDS encoding ABC transporter substrate binding protein, which yields MVTAPNPTKKAGTLLLFFMVWAFIFLTQGECGQTRKEKVLVLHSYHQGLEWTDNITQGIQSVFSPLHKQYEVYYQYLDTKRNSGEAYKKQMALLIQARNRQVKYEVVIVADNNALDLVNKGQVRFWQAPPVVFCGINYYQPELTNNIQKVTGVVEATDHKSTIDLMLKIHPARRRIIVVLDNTVTGQSIRKELRAIEPDYAGICDFKFLRSFSLEEIPDIVGRLGQNDLIYILTFNRDKHNNFISYAEGIEMVATHTHVPIYGAWDFYLNKGIIGGRITSGFLQGKTAGELALKILQGEAPHDLDIVTDNIYQYIFDYNYLKKYNIKKSMLPSGSRIINAPPTLFEQYRHAFFTISLLPFVICGVVLYKYIRQNSLLKARKALTKELEQQVNERTEKLKAANKKLRRLSNIDSLTQLYNRRYFDKGLEAEIKRLRRSTSPLSLLICDIDYFKRYNDAYGHLAGDDCIRSVAESIRTSCKRSSDIAARYGGEEFGVILPYADPLTAQDVAELIRRTVEAKKISHKASPISSTLTISIGGTSIIPGARTTPADYICQADKALYESKTRGRNQVTLLPPPKSRKPSLPGNCHADLPPGTGTPV from the coding sequence TTGGTCACAGCGCCAAACCCAACTAAGAAAGCGGGTACGCTTCTGCTGTTTTTTATGGTCTGGGCGTTTATATTCCTGACCCAGGGGGAATGCGGCCAAACGCGAAAAGAGAAGGTGCTGGTACTTCACTCATACCACCAGGGTTTGGAGTGGACTGATAACATCACCCAGGGTATCCAGTCTGTCTTTTCTCCGCTTCATAAGCAGTATGAAGTCTATTACCAATATCTTGACACCAAACGGAACAGCGGAGAGGCCTATAAAAAACAGATGGCCCTGTTGATCCAAGCCAGAAACAGACAGGTGAAATACGAAGTCGTCATCGTCGCTGACAATAATGCCCTGGACCTCGTCAATAAAGGCCAGGTGCGCTTTTGGCAGGCGCCCCCCGTTGTGTTCTGCGGTATCAATTATTATCAGCCGGAACTGACAAACAATATTCAAAAGGTCACAGGCGTTGTTGAAGCCACAGACCATAAAAGCACCATTGATCTGATGCTTAAAATCCATCCTGCCCGGCGCAGGATTATTGTTGTCCTGGATAATACCGTAACCGGCCAGAGTATCAGAAAAGAGTTAAGAGCCATTGAACCGGACTATGCAGGTATTTGTGACTTTAAATTCCTGCGTAGCTTTTCACTGGAAGAAATTCCCGACATTGTCGGCAGGCTGGGGCAGAATGATCTGATCTATATCCTAACATTCAACAGGGACAAGCATAATAACTTTATTTCCTACGCCGAGGGTATTGAGATGGTAGCAACCCATACCCATGTCCCCATTTACGGGGCATGGGACTTCTATCTGAATAAGGGCATCATCGGAGGGCGGATCACATCGGGTTTCCTGCAGGGTAAAACAGCCGGAGAGCTGGCCTTAAAAATACTCCAGGGAGAAGCGCCCCATGACCTGGATATTGTTACCGACAATATTTATCAATACATATTTGATTATAACTATTTGAAAAAATACAATATAAAAAAATCTATGCTTCCGTCCGGCAGCCGAATTATCAATGCCCCGCCGACTCTGTTTGAGCAATACCGGCATGCCTTTTTTACCATTTCTCTTCTCCCTTTTGTGATCTGTGGGGTTGTCCTGTATAAATATATCCGCCAAAATTCCTTGTTAAAGGCAAGAAAAGCACTTACCAAGGAATTGGAGCAGCAGGTAAATGAAAGAACCGAAAAGTTAAAAGCCGCCAATAAAAAACTCAGGCGCCTGTCAAATATTGATAGCCTCACCCAGCTGTATAACCGCCGTTATTTTGACAAGGGGCTTGAGGCTGAAATCAAAAGGTTGCGGCGCAGCACTTCGCCCCTCTCTCTTTTAATCTGCGATATTGATTATTTTAAACGATATAATGACGCCTACGGTCATCTGGCCGGGGATGACTGCATCCGGTCCGTGGCCGAATCAATCCGGACCTCCTGCAAGCGTTCTTCAGACATTGCTGCGCGCTACGGCGGTGAGGAATTTGGCGTTATTCTGCCCTATGCCGATCCCTTAACGGCCCAGGACGTCGCAGAGTTAATCCGCCGGACTGTGGAGGCAAAAAAAATATCCCATAAAGCGTCGCCAATCAGCAGCACCTTGACCATCAGTATCGGAGGGACATCCATCATTCCCGGCGCCCGAACCACACCCGCCGACTATATTTGTCAGGCGGACAAGGCGCTTTATGAGAGTAAAACCCGCGGACGCAACCAGGTGACCCTGCTCCCACCCCCAAAGTCCCGGAAGCCCTCACTTCCAGGCAACTGCCATGCCGATTTGCCGCCTGGTACAGGAACGCCGGTATGA
- a CDS encoding ATP-binding protein, giving the protein MKLIDWSSLQTRVTLGVLLAIMLTVWLVTLLASRVLRTEMEAAISAQQSSAVSLIAKNIDQSLKERIDAINGLAEHLSRARYPYSRQQNFLEASVVLLDMFNWGVLILDAQGVVRSSVPAYLNRVGMSYREMACIQSVLKEKKAMVTDPLIGKKAKQPLVSVIAPILDSQGNLQGVAIGVTNLSRPNFFDTVNTAKYGITGDFFIIAPKSRRYVASSDKRRVMTVGPPVGVNPLYDRYLEGYEGSGVAMSSRGVMELSSSKRIPSVDWVMASVLPAEEAFSPIINMQNSLLVGAMMFTILGVGVSWWWLRRQFQPVREALDLLTGMGDGSYPRQPLPVYRNDEIGQIANAFNVLLNRILAEEEKAVVHAANERLKRIVSHVPGVVFQYRLFPDGSACFPFASGAITDIYGVRPEDVKDCIDPIRTMTHPEDREMFFSTLQASAESLTLWRIHYRICLSGGVTKWLLIDAMPERDNGSVTWYGSISDISEAKAVEEELRIAATTFLTNDGIMITDANHVILRVNPAFTKITGYGSNELVGQTPDILGFDYPDGFFNQTVQERLSTQGEWQCEIINQHKSGDKFPCWLTINSVKDEQGRTTHYVNMLQDITERKKIEAEKTQLQAKLYQAQKMEAIGTLAGGIAHDFNNILSVIFGYSELVCQGAAPGSKLQKNMEKVLTAATKARELVNQILAFSRQTEVQRIPLKIQCVIHDGLKMLRSSIPSTIRIVEQIDPEIGLVLADPTQIYQILMNLCTNAYHAMEHTGGVLSISLNPRVIHNKDQKMVSHISPGEYVELTVTDTGPGIAPETIDKIFDPYFTTKESGKGTGMGLAIIHGILKEYGGTITVENHEGEGAAFHVYFPVVDKDIEPQKQADVKNIETGKERILLVDDDDLLLEMGRVLLDSLGYHVTAHTSSIRALTKFQKRPGNFDLVITDQTMPEMTGADIARRMIQVRPDIPILLCTGYSDTIDEETAKSIGIKEFAYKPISMERLSKLIRSALDKK; this is encoded by the coding sequence ATGAAATTGATAGACTGGTCATCCCTGCAGACACGAGTTACCCTGGGTGTGCTGCTGGCGATAATGCTTACGGTTTGGTTGGTTACCCTGCTTGCAAGCCGTGTCCTTCGAACCGAAATGGAAGCAGCCATTTCGGCCCAGCAATCATCTGCAGTTTCCCTGATAGCCAAAAATATCGATCAGTCGTTAAAAGAACGGATAGATGCCATCAATGGACTGGCCGAACACCTATCGCGCGCCCGGTACCCTTACAGTAGGCAACAGAATTTTCTTGAGGCCTCTGTGGTATTGCTCGATATGTTCAACTGGGGGGTCTTAATTCTTGACGCCCAGGGTGTAGTGCGGTCCAGTGTGCCGGCGTATCTGAACCGGGTCGGCATGAGCTACCGGGAGATGGCCTGCATTCAGTCTGTGCTGAAAGAAAAGAAGGCTATGGTGACGGATCCCCTGATAGGGAAGAAGGCTAAACAACCTTTAGTATCCGTAATTGCCCCCATCCTTGATTCGCAAGGAAATCTTCAAGGGGTGGCCATAGGAGTGACGAATTTGTCCCGGCCCAATTTTTTCGACACGGTGAATACGGCCAAGTATGGCATTACCGGCGACTTTTTCATTATCGCGCCGAAAAGCCGGAGATATGTGGCATCATCGGACAAACGGCGGGTCATGACCGTTGGGCCGCCTGTGGGGGTCAATCCGTTATATGACAGATACCTGGAAGGGTATGAAGGCTCTGGGGTGGCAATGAGTTCGCGGGGCGTTATGGAGCTGTCTTCCAGCAAACGGATTCCGTCCGTGGACTGGGTTATGGCATCCGTGTTGCCGGCTGAGGAGGCTTTTTCCCCTATCATCAACATGCAGAACAGCCTGTTGGTGGGTGCCATGATGTTTACCATACTGGGCGTCGGGGTTAGCTGGTGGTGGCTGCGGCGTCAGTTTCAACCGGTGCGCGAGGCTTTGGACTTGTTGACCGGCATGGGGGACGGCTCATATCCTAGACAGCCGCTGCCGGTATACCGCAACGATGAAATCGGGCAAATCGCAAATGCCTTTAATGTGCTGCTTAACCGGATCCTTGCAGAAGAAGAGAAGGCCGTGGTGCATGCAGCCAACGAAAGGTTGAAAAGAATTGTATCCCATGTGCCAGGTGTCGTATTTCAGTACAGGCTTTTCCCGGACGGGAGCGCCTGCTTCCCCTTCGCAAGTGGGGCTATCACCGACATTTACGGCGTCAGGCCCGAAGACGTAAAGGATTGTATTGATCCTATTCGCACCATGACCCATCCCGAGGACCGGGAGATGTTTTTCTCCACCCTTCAGGCGTCTGCCGAATCACTAACGCTTTGGCGCATCCATTATCGTATCTGTCTTTCAGGTGGTGTAACCAAATGGCTGCTTATTGATGCAATGCCGGAACGCGATAACGGCAGTGTAACCTGGTACGGTTCCATCTCGGATATCTCGGAGGCCAAGGCTGTGGAAGAAGAACTGCGTATCGCCGCTACAACCTTTTTGACCAATGATGGTATTATGATTACCGATGCCAACCATGTCATACTGAGGGTAAATCCGGCCTTCACTAAAATCACCGGTTATGGCTCAAATGAGCTCGTCGGTCAAACGCCGGACATTCTCGGTTTCGATTATCCTGACGGGTTCTTCAATCAAACGGTCCAGGAAAGGCTATCGACCCAAGGGGAGTGGCAGTGTGAAATCATCAATCAGCACAAGAGTGGAGATAAGTTTCCCTGCTGGCTGACTATCAACAGCGTTAAGGATGAACAGGGCAGGACGACCCATTATGTAAACATGCTTCAGGACATCACCGAAAGAAAAAAGATCGAGGCAGAGAAAACCCAACTCCAGGCCAAGCTGTATCAGGCTCAAAAGATGGAGGCTATCGGCACCCTGGCTGGCGGTATTGCGCATGATTTTAACAATATTTTATCCGTAATTTTTGGATATTCGGAATTGGTCTGCCAGGGTGCCGCCCCCGGAAGTAAACTTCAAAAAAATATGGAAAAGGTTTTGACGGCCGCAACCAAAGCAAGGGAGCTGGTAAATCAAATTCTGGCCTTTAGCCGTCAAACCGAAGTTCAGCGAATTCCTTTGAAAATACAGTGCGTTATCCATGATGGGCTGAAAATGCTGAGGTCTTCAATTCCGTCCACAATACGTATTGTTGAGCAGATCGACCCTGAAATCGGATTAGTTCTGGCAGATCCAACCCAAATATATCAAATTTTAATGAATCTGTGCACCAACGCCTATCATGCCATGGAACATACCGGCGGCGTCCTTTCAATCTCCTTGAACCCCCGGGTCATTCACAACAAGGATCAAAAAATGGTATCGCATATCAGTCCCGGGGAATATGTTGAATTGACGGTGACCGACACCGGTCCAGGCATCGCCCCGGAAACAATTGACAAAATATTCGATCCCTATTTTACAACAAAGGAAAGCGGTAAAGGCACTGGTATGGGGCTGGCCATCATCCATGGAATTTTGAAAGAATACGGCGGGACCATAACAGTCGAAAACCATGAAGGAGAGGGTGCGGCTTTCCATGTTTACTTTCCTGTGGTGGACAAGGATATTGAACCCCAAAAACAGGCCGACGTCAAAAATATTGAAACGGGAAAAGAACGGATACTATTGGTTGACGACGACGACTTGCTCCTTGAAATGGGAAGAGTTCTGCTCGATAGCTTAGGCTACCATGTAACAGCCCACACCAGCAGTATTCGGGCGTTGACAAAGTTTCAAAAGAGACCCGGGAATTTTGATCTGGTCATAACCGACCAGACCATGCCCGAAATGACGGGGGCTGATATTGCTCGACGGATGATCCAGGTGCGGCCTGATATTCCAATTCTTCTTTGCACAGGTTACAGTGATACCATTGACGAAGAAACTGCCAAATCTATTGGTATAAAAGAATTTGCCTATAAACCCATTTCCATGGAAAGGCTTTCCAAACTAATCCGGAGTGCTCTGGATAAAAAGTGA